The Hippopotamus amphibius kiboko isolate mHipAmp2 chromosome 3, mHipAmp2.hap2, whole genome shotgun sequence genomic interval CCCGTTCCAGGGCCTCTGCCCTGGCTAGGCCACCACCCAGCCACAGGGCACCACCCACTCCGTGGAGTACCTGGCCCCTCTtctgccttttcctctcccttAGCCTGACTGCAGCCAGGGACTGGCTCTCACATGCAGTGACCCACACAAGTCCTTGAATCAAACCCCTCTGGCTCCTGGTCAATGTCGGGCAAAAGCGTAAGCTGGAGATGTTCACATGACCCCACAGGGTGTCCCTCTCACACGTCTCACTGTGTTTCCATCCGCTTGCTGGCCAAGATCCTTCCTCCCACTTCAAACTGAATTCCTGAGTCACcacccccaggaagccttccatgaCTGCTTGTGGTTGACTTGAACTCCTCCTCTGGGTTCTCCAACCTCTCATGCTCTGCATGGCAAGGATCTGGTCCTCTGTCCGTGTCTAAGCTACTTCAGGGCAGGGATTGGGCCCGTTTACCTTCAAAAGGCCCACTGTGGGCCAGCCCAGAGCCAAGACTCAGAACATATCTGCTGACTGGCTGAATGTTAGCTGAGCAGGCTGCCCTGTGCAGGGTCAGTGAGAGGATCTGCTTAGACTGGGGTACGGGTGGTCTGGCTCCCACCATCCCGGCAGATGTTCCTAGTGGAAGGTCAAAAGTTAGAtccccgggacttccctggcactccagtggttaggactcggcactttcactgccatggccccaggttcaatccctcgtcagggaaccaagatcccacaagcctcgtggcaaaaaaaaaaaaaaaaaaaaaaaggtaggtcTCCAATGCCTGAGGGTCTCTCCTGAGGGGTTTGAAGTTGCTGCCCTAAACCCACCTTGGAGATAGGCCCTgaaagggctgggggtggggcaggaaagaAGAGTCACTGGGAACAGAATGTGGAGGGACCCCATTAATGGTGAGGAGTCCAACTTGTGGGCTGCAAgcctggaaggaggaggaggaagaggtaagAATTCTACTGGGCTTATAAGGACAGGGGAGACAGGTTGACAGCGGTAGTTTATGTTTGTGTGGAAGGTGGGAGGGGTAGGTGCTTGGCTTGATCTGGTGGCCAGAAAGtgtggcagaagctgagcctgCACCAGTCTGGAGGGCTGGGAGGCCAGGGGAGTCCCTAGGGAAAAGCCCCCCTCTGGGCTTCAGTGTCCTTTCTCGGTGATGGGGACGGGAGCTGGGCCTCTTGGGCCGGTGGCCAGCCAGCCCACGCTGATAGAGCCCCTGGCGCCCACTCATCCTTCTGTAGCATGTGGTCCTTTATCCGCTGGTGGCCAAGAGTCTGCGCAACATCGCAGCCGGCAAGGACCCCCTGGAGGGCCAGCGGCACTGCTGCGGCATCGCGCACATGCACGAGCACAGCTCCCTGGGCCATGCCGATCTGGACGCCCTGCAGAAGAACCCCCAGCCTCTCATCTTCGACATCGAGATGCTTAAGGTGAGGGGCCACCAAGCACCTGGCACCTCGCCACACCCACCACTGCCCAGCTTCAGAGTGGGTGCCGGACTCGCCTGCCTGCTCAGAGCTGGTGGGCTCACtgactgtgtgtgtggggggcggggctggggcagggcaggtACAAGGATACCTGGGTGGAACCTCTGGCAGTGCCCTCCgcctccttcaggtctctgcgAGGGCAGGGATTTCCACCATCTCGTTCACTGCTCTGTTTCTAGAACCagacacagtgctgggcacataggAGATGCTACATAAacgtctgttgaatgaatggacgATAAATGAACAAGTGATTCTGCTTCCGGTATCCCATGTCCCAGGCTCGGCCAGCCCAGACGCTGGCCCTGGGCCCTGATGTGACCTATGGCCCGGCAGGTGGAGAACCCTGGCACGTACCAGCAGGACCCATGGGCCATGACGGATGAGGAGAAGGCAAAGGCAGTGCCGGTCATCCACCAGGAGGGCAACCGGTTGTACCGCGAGGGCCATGTGAAGGAGGCCGCCGCCAAGTACTGCGACGCCATCGCCTGCCTCAAGAACCTGCAGATGAAGGTGCTGCCTGGAGGCTGCGCTGGGTGAGTGGAAGGGGTGAGGTGGGGCCAGGGGGCCCCAGTGTCAGCATCTTttgccctctccctgccctggtGCCCCCAGGAGCAGCCTGGGTCTCCTGATTGGATCCAGCTGGATCAACAGATCACTCCGCTGCTGCTCAACTATTGTCAGTGCAAGCTGGTGGCCCAGGAGTATTACGAGGTGCTGGACCACTGCTCCTCCATCCTCAATAAGTATGATGGTGAGCGCTGGGCACTGGGCCACCTGGGTGGGCCAACAAGTGGTCAGGCGAGGGGCCTCCTCCGTCACCACTGGGCACCGGGGCACAAAACCGAGCCTTTAATATCACCCCTATTCTGAACCCCCATGGGAGCCCAACCAAATATCGTCCACTCAGGCAGGGCCATGGGCCCTGTTGTGCCAGTGAGGTATGAatggggcgtgggggtggggttggcgTCCTCGTGGGCTCTGTCCCATGATGGGCCCCTGGTGCCAGAAGTCAAGCTGGGTCGCTGGCTGGTCCCACCCTCATGCCCTTGTGTGCCTGCTGCCCACGGGCACCCCCTGCAGACAAC includes:
- the AIP gene encoding AH receptor-interacting protein, yielding MADIIARLREDGIQKRLIQEGRGELPDFQDGTKATFHYRTLRSDEGAVLDDSRVRGKPMELIIGKKFKLPVWETIVRTMREGEIAQFCCDIKHVVLYPLVAKSLRNIAAGKDPLEGQRHCCGIAHMHEHSSLGHADLDALQKNPQPLIFDIEMLKVENPGTYQQDPWAMTDEEKAKAVPVIHQEGNRLYREGHVKEAAAKYCDAIACLKNLQMKEQPGSPDWIQLDQQITPLLLNYCQCKLVAQEYYEVLDHCSSILNKYDDNVKAYFKRGKAHAAVWNAQEAQADFAKVLELDSALAPVVSRELRALEARIRQKDEEDKARFRGIFTH